In Arachis hypogaea cultivar Tifrunner chromosome 2, arahy.Tifrunner.gnm2.J5K5, whole genome shotgun sequence, a genomic segment contains:
- the LOC112760840 gene encoding V-type proton ATPase subunit G-like, producing MASNRGQGGIQQLLAAEQEAQRIVNAAKNEKLTRLKQAKEEADKEVAEYRAQLEREFQQKVSDSTGDSGANVKRLEHETEGKIHHLKTEAARISDDVVAMLLKYVTTVQN from the exons ATGGCATCAAACAGGGGTCAAGGTGGAATTCAACAATTGTTGGCTGCTGaacaagaagcacaaaggatTGTAAATGCCGCTAAAAATG AAAAATTGACAAGGTTGAAACAAGCCAAAGAAGAGGCAGACAAGGAGGTTGCAGAATACAGAGCTCAACTGGAACGTGAGTTTCAACAAAAAGTATCAGAT AGCACTGGAGATTCTGGTGCTAATGTGAAGAGGCTTGAACATGAAACTGAAGGGAAAATCCATCACCTGAAAACAGAAGCCGCAAGAATTTCTGATGATGTTGTAGCCATGCTTCTCAAGTACGTAACAACCGTGCAAAATTAG
- the LOC112760856 gene encoding serine/threonine-protein kinase-like protein CCR1, whose protein sequence is MTSLLCFWCFFIVYHHTQQSSFCVRVFHESNPISTMLQVSIFLHFLFLFFISATAFGTMGPISASFGKDELFCAIDASGNQNILCFGNNVTSQAPSQSNSSSSSSSSLPYFTSVPAMSGLSGGEGFFCGILANTSQAFCWGAGKPAGDPVLVPPAYRNTAYSRIAAGKSHVCAVRGSYFADRASGSVDCWEVAQTRNNTFYAKQSLAFYDQSVSNLELNDVVSGEDFACGSVRDGGLVCWGPNSKSLQVSNVSDSFSVLASGRNAICGVSNSSGELKCWGEASSYWDPESAGRVQVVSLSAGSKHFCGIRKDSHVVECWGASDSSVVPKGYGFLAIASSDYTTCGIREDDLLLDCWVVNASKPNFDSPLELSSPGLCQKESCGVGEFAFNVSVLNEPDLSSLCVRQDLRICSPCGSNCSRGLFLSSPCGLSNDRVCTPCSLCQNSSCWGVCGIHPTSGLHLHHLLRWVLIIGSSALGVLLILVCGLVARGRRRKGTKKQSNKSCMGKMEQEDDGDLNGLNSTPSIASCPGVPQVFRLSELKDATNGFKEFNELGRGSYGFVYKAALADGRVVAVKRANAATIIHTNNRDFEMELEILCKIRHCNIVNLVGYCAEMGERLLVYEYMPHGTLYDHLHGGLSPLNWTLRLKIAMQAAKGLEYLHRELSPPIPHRDLNTSNILLDSDWGARISDFGLITSTDKDLRGDLETDVYNFGIVLLEILSGRKACDPDFNPPDIVEWAVPLIKQGKAAAILDRCTPLPRNVEPLLRLADIAELSVRHNPADRPPLPDIASWLEQIVKDGLIL, encoded by the coding sequence ATGACCTCTCTTTTGTGTTTCTGGTGCTTCTTCATTGTATACCATCATACTCAACAGAGCTCTTTTTGTGTTCGTGTCTTCCATGAATCAAACCCCATCTCAACCATGCTCCAAGTTTCAATCTTTCTCCATTTTTTGTTCTTATTCTTCATTTCTGCAACTGCCTTTGGAACCATGGGACCAATCTCTGCATCCTTCGGAAAAGACGAGCTCTTCTGCGCCATCGACGCTAGCGGCAATCAAAACATTCTATGCTTCGGAAACAACGTAACTTCACAAGCTCCATCACAATCCAATTCATCATCATCGTCTTCTTCTTCACTACCTTATTTCACCAGCGTTCCTGCCATGTCAGGGCTTTCCGGGGGCGAAGGTTTTTTCTGCGGCATTTTAGCGAATACCTCACAGGCTTTTTGCTGGGGCGCCGGAAAACCTGCAGGTGATCCCGTTCTGGTGCCGCCAGCGTACCGGAACACCGCGTACTCCCGCATTGCCGCCGGAAAGTCCCACGTCTGCGCCGTCAGAGGATCCTACTTCGCCGATCGAGCTTCCGGCAGCGTGGATTGCTGGGAAGTCGCTCAGACGCGGAACAACACGTTCTACGCCAAGCAGAGCCTTGCGTTCTACGACCAATCCGTTAGCAACCTGGAGCTGAACGACGTGGTTTCCGGCGAGGATTTCGCTTGCGGGAGCGTTAGAGACGGAGGCCTCGTCTGCTGGGGTCCAAATTCGAAGAGTCTCCAAGTTTCCAACGTTTCCGATAGCTTCTCTGTTTTGGCTTCAGGAAGAAACGCGATTTGCGGAGTTTCAAACTCTTCTGGCGAGTTGAAATGCTGGGGCGAGGCGAGTTCATATTGGGATCCTGAATCAGCGGGACGGGTTCAGGTGGTTTCTCTGTCTGCAGGTTCGAAGCATTTCTGTGGGATCAGAAAAGACAGTCATGTTGtggagtgttggggtgcctcagATTCGTCTGTGGTTCCAAAAGGTTATGGCTTTTTGGCCATTGCTTCTTCGGATTACACAACTTGTGGGATCAGAGAAGATGATCTTTTGCTTGATTGTTGGGTGGTGAACGCATCAAAACCCAATTTTGACTCTCCCTTGGAGCTTTCAAGCCCTGGGCTTTGTCAAAAGGAGTCTTGCGGTGTTGGGGAGTTTGCTTTCAATGTGAGTGTTCTTAATGAGCCTGATTTGAGCAGCTTGTGTGTGAGGCAGGATTTGAGGATATGTTCACCTTGTGGCTCTAATTGCTCTCGGGGTTTGTTCTTGTCTAGTCCTTGTGGTTTGAGCAATGACAGGGTGTGCACTCCTTGTTCTCTTTGCCAGAATAGCTCTTGCTGGGGTGTTTGTGGGATCCACCCAACTTCAGGGTTGCACTTGCACCATTTGCTTCGCTGGGTGCTCATAATTGGATCTTCTGCCTTGGGAGTCCTGCTGATTTTGGTTTGTGGCTTGGTGGCGCGGGGGCGGAGGAGGAAGGGGACAAAGAAGCAATCCAACAAGTCTTGCATGGGGAAGATGGAGCAGGAGGATGATGGCGATTTGAATGGCCTTAACTCGACTCCTTCAATTGCTTCGTGTCCAGGGGTGCCTCAGGTTTTCCGGCTTTCGGAGTTGAAAGATGCTACAAATGGATTCAAAGAGTTCAATGAGCTTGGAAGGGGGAGTTATGGGTTTGTTTACAAGGCTGCTTTGGCAGACGGCAGAGTGGTTGCTGTGAAGAGGGCTAATGCAGCCACAATTATACACACCAACAACCGCGATTTTGAGATGGAGCTTGAAATCTTGTGCAAGATTAGACATTGTAATATCGTTAACCTGGTTGGTTATTGCGCGGAGATGGGGGAAAGGTTGCTTGTTTACGAGTATATGCCTCATGGAACACTTTATGATCATCTCCATGGTGGCCTTTCTCCTCTTAATTGGACCCTCAGGTTGAAGATTGCTATGCAGGCTGCCAAGGGCCTCGAGTACCTTCACAGGGAGCTTTCACCTCCCATCCCCCACAGGGATCTCAACACCTCAAACATTCTCTTGGATTCAGACTGGGGAGCTCGCATTTCGGATTTTGGACTCATCACTTCCACTGACAAGGACCTTCGTGGGGACTTGGAAACTGATGTTTATAATTTTGGGATTGTGTTGCTTGAGATTCTAAGTGGCAGGAAAGCTTGTGACCCAGATTTCAATCCTCCGGACATAGTAGAGTGGGCAGTGCCATTGATCAAACAGGGCAAGGCGGCTGCTATACTCGATCGCTGCACGCCTCTGCCCAGAAACGTTGAGCCTTTGCTTAGGCTTGCCGATATAGCTGAGCTTTCTGTCAGACACAATCCGGCAGACCGTCCACCTCTGCCGGATATAGCATCTTGGTTGGAGCAAATCGTCAAGGACGGATTAATTTTATAG
- the LOC112760872 gene encoding putative serine/threonine-protein kinase — MSEECVLRGFMPNLFGRLFVHLNTILPSHLIPSSSPQPTVHSDMKNPFSLFACFSASSNQQNNNNEGENDVIDEDDDGAFRVFTYNQLKTATRNFQTSDKVGEGGFGTVYKGRLADGSLVAVKVVSIEVESMRGESEFVAELASLANIRHQNLVRLGGCCVEGAHRYLVYEYMDNNSLYQTCLRSEEGRMRFKWEARKEVCAHGLTYLHQHLRPHVVHRDIKASNILLDTNFMPKISDFGLAKLLRDETSYISTKVAGTLGYLAPEYASSGRFTRKSDVYSFGVLLLQIVSGLPVVDAYQDTDRFIVQKAWKAYEENNLIRMVDPMLNMNFSAEEVIRFLKVGLLCVQETAKLRPIMLEVVEMLTNNNADMNDIRISKPGFVADLRNIRIKKQEGAMHSSKESSSYSGATFAASPSSILTTMMNVGR; from the exons ATGAGTGAAGAATGTGTTCTCAGAGGATTTATGCCTAATTTATTTGGCCGTCTCTTCGTTCACTTAAACACCATCCTTCCATCCCATTTAATTCCTTCTTCGTCTCCACAACCAACAGTTCATTCAGACATGAAGAaccctttttctctttttgcttgTTTCTCAGCGTCTTCCAATCAACAAAACAACAACAACG AGGGTGAGAATGATGTTATTGATGAGGACGATGATGGAGCCTTTCGTGTCTTCACTTATAACCAACTGAAAACAGCCACTCGCAATTTTCAAACCTCAGACAAGGTTGGAGAAGGAGGCTTTGGTACTGTGTACAAG GGAAGGCTTGCTGATGGGAGTCTGGTGGCCGTGAAGGTAGTTTCGATTGAGGTGGAATCGATGCGAGGAGAGAGTGAATTCGTGGCGGAATTGGCTTCCCTTGCAAATATCAGGCACCAAAATCTTGTTAGACTGGGAGGGTGTTGCGTGGAAGGAGCTCATAGATATTTGGTGTATGAGTACATGGACAACAATAGTCTTTACCAAACCTGTTTGCGTTCGGAGGAAGGGAGGATGAGATTCAAGtgggaagcaaggaaggaagtg TGTGCTCACGGCCTTACCTATCTCCATCAACACCTTAGGCCTCACGTTGTCCATAGAGACATCAAAGCCAGTAACATACTCCTTGATACTAATTTTATGCCTAAGATTTCTGACTTTGGCTTAGCTAAACTTTTAAGAGACGAAACGTCTTATATTAGTACTAAAGTAGCAGGGACATT GGGTTATCTTGCACCAGAATATGCTAGTTCTGGACGATTCACAAGAAAATCAGATGTTTATAGTTTTGGAGTTTTGCTTTTACAAATTGTTAGTGGTCTACCAGTTGTGGATGCCTATCAAGATACTGATCGTTTCATCGTACAAAAG GCATGGAAAGCATATGAAGAGAACAACCTAATAAGAATGGTGGATCCTATGCTTAATATGAACTTTTCGGCGGAAGAGGTGATTAGATTCTTGAAGGTGGGTTTGCTTTGCGTGCAAGAAACAGCAAAGCTGAGGCCAATAATGTTAGAGGTTGTGGAGATGTTGACCAACAACAATGCTGACATGAATGACATTCGCATTTCCAAACCTGGCTTTGTTGCTGATCTTAGGAACATTAGAATCAAGAAACAAGAAGGAGCAATGCACTCATCAAAGGAATCATCAAGTTACAGTGGAGCAACCTTTGCTGCAAGTCCAAGCTCCATTTTGACTACTATGATGAATGTTGGTCGTTAG
- the LOC112760889 gene encoding uncharacterized protein has product MTLRAMHTNLLKIKRDRSGSTNVQGCVIALQAFIFSHLPSVMHVCYKDIHPVVHQGFPLMWNCYSLLTKSRLEPSHDAFRMVTDDHVVWNHQGCLPNKGQLVDPLPLSFVAIMRYPIVHM; this is encoded by the exons ATGACATTAAGGGCTATGCACACGAATCTTCTCAAAATAAAGAGAGACCGTAGTGGATCCACCAACGTTCAAGGTTGCGTCATCGCCTTGCAG GCATTTATTTTCTCCCATCTACCTTCCGTTATGCATGTATGCTATAAAGATATTCATCCTGTAGTACATCAGGGGTTCCCACTTATGTGGAATTGTTACTCACTTTTGACGAAATCTCGACTGGAGCCTTCACATGATGCATTTCGTATGGTGACTGATGATCAT GTTGTGTGGAACCATCAGGGGTGTTTGCCCAACAAAGGACAGTTGGTAGATCCATTACCGCTGTCATTTGTGGCAATTATGCGCTATCCCATCGTCCACATGTAG
- the LOC112760916 gene encoding probable E3 ubiquitin-protein ligase LUL2, with protein MGNIGSSSASNRRRHGGGGGGSGRRIHPPPLPPPPVTPQPEITANRFVYPAAATPYHNYPGYYPPPVPLPAPYDHHHRPAAVEPMWGRYPPPAAPMPPTPYVEHQKAVTIKNDVNIKKETLRIEADEENPGKFLVSFTFDATVSGSITILFFAKEGEGCILTPMKEDSLPPVTVHFQQGLGQKFRQPAGTGIDFLQFEESELLKVGEMDIYPLVVKADAMLGDHDGSNETPKHGSNETRNEGSNETPNDGPNETPVTGITNSQITKAVFEKEKGEFQVKVVKQILWVNGLRYELQEIYGIGNSVESEVDGNDPGKECVICLSEPRDTTVLPCRHMCMCSGCAKVLRFQTNRCPICRQPVERLLEIKVGAEAEPQE; from the exons ATGGGTAACATAGGAAGTAGTAGTGCCAGCAACCGCAGAAGACACGGTGGTGGCGGTGGCGGAAGTGGACGGAGGATCCATCCTCCACCTCTTCCTCCGCCGCCGGTGACGCCACAGCCGGAAATCACAGCCAATCGGTTCGTGTACCCTGCTGCTGCGACTCCATATCATAACTATCCCGGTTATTATCCGCCGCCGGTGCCTTTGCCGGCACCCTATGACCACCACCACCGGCCCGCGGCGGTGGAGCCGATGTGGGGGCGGTATCCTCCGCCGGCAGCGCCTATGCCTCCGACGCCGTATGTGGAGCACCAGAAGGCGGTTACTATAAAAAATGATGTGAACATCAAGAAGGAAACTTTGAGGATTGAAGCTGATGAAGAGAACCCTGGGAAGTTCCTTGTTTCATTCACATTTGACGCCACCGTTTCTGGGAG cattactatacttttctttgcaAAAGAAGGTGAAGGCTGCATCCTTACTCCAATGAAGGAAGATTCTCTTCCACCTGTGACTGTACATTTCCAGCAAGGTCTTGGCCAGAAGTTTAGGCAGCCAGCTGGAACTGGTATTGATTTTTTGCAATTTGAGGAGTCCGAGTTATTGAAAGTGGGAGAGATGGATATCTATCCTCTAGTAGTTAAGGCAGATGCAATGTTGGGCGATCATGACGGATCAAATGAGACTCCAAAGCATGGATCAAATGAAACTCGAAATGAAGGATCTAATGAAACTCCAAATGACGGACCTAATGAAACTCCAGTAACAGGTATTACAAACTCGCAGATAACAAAAGCAGTGTTTGAGAAGGAGAAAGGGGAATTCCAGGTGAAGGTTGTCAAGCAGATCTTGTGGGTGAATGGATTGAGGTATGAGCTGCAGGAGATATATGGCATTGGAAATTCAGTGGAGAGTGAAGTGGATGGAAATGACCCAGGAAAAGAATGTGTTATTTGTCTGTCAGAGCCCAGGGATACGACTGTCCTTCCTTGCCGTCACATG TGCATGTGTAGTGGATGTGCGAAGGTTTTGAGGTTCCAGACAAATAGGTGTCCAATCTGCAGACAGCCAGTTGAGAGGCTTCTGGAGATCAAGGTTGGGGCAGAAGCCGAACCTCAGgagtga